One part of the Salmo salar chromosome ssa10, Ssal_v3.1, whole genome shotgun sequence genome encodes these proteins:
- the LOC106560231 gene encoding ubiquitin carboxyl-terminal hydrolase 24 isoform X3, giving the protein METEEEQHMTTLLCMGFPDPVAIRKALRLAKNDINEAVALLTNESPGLGYGYEPMESGPAPGPCGDGETTGRSGTGGFDPPPAYHDVVESERNNDENGNCSGSSMEFPTTNLYELESRVFTDHWSIPYKREESLGKCLVAATCLAKHGLADADENCKRFMDRCMHEAFKKLLTSSAVHKWGTEIHEGIYNMLMLLVELVAERVKQEPIPVGLMGVLAMAFNPDNEYHFKNRMKACQRNWSEVFGEEAMFAVSPSNNYQKEPHGWLVDLVNLFGEMGGFTAIQAKLNTEEIEIGCVSALVQPLAVCAEYLNSSLVQPMLDPVIHKMITYVQNLEEKDLKDKRLVSIPELLSAIKLLCMRFQTALVTVVDDLRLDTLLRMLKTPHFSTKMNSLKEVTKLIEESTVSKTVKNAIDTDRLLDWLVENSVLSIALEGNIDQAQYCDRIKGIIELLGSKLSLDELSKIWMIQAGQSSTVIENIHTIMAAAAVKFNFEQLSHLFVLIQKSWEVESDRVRQKLLSLIGRIGREARSEATTGKVLEVLWELAHLPTLPTSLVQQASEEHLAILTDAYAVKETVKRCYIIKCIEDIKKSSQQGSPQAVWVVPALRQLHEITRSFIKQTYQKQDKQSIIQDLKKNFEIVKLITGSLVVCHRLAVSAAGNNGLTGHTLVDGRYTYQEYLDGHLRFLAFFLQEASLYLVWNRAKELWDCLVSGPEVCELDREMCFEWFTKGQHDLESDVQQQLFKEKILKLEPYEITMNGFNLFKTFFENVNLCDHRLKRQGTQLCVERLDLAGMDFIWRIAMETPDEEIANEAIQLIITYSYTNLNPKMKKDSVSLHKKFIADCYKRLEAASSALGGPTLTHAVTRATKMLTATTMPTVATSVQSPSRSTKLVIIERLLLLAERYVITIEDLYSVPRTILPHGASFNGHPVSLHVTYESTKDSFTLEAHSNETVGSIRWKIAEHLNCPVDNVQIFANDSVLTMNRDQKLLSQLGFSDEQSLTVKSSGTGTPSGGSSESSVSASSSSSAVFNSAYAMEQEKSLPGVVMALVCNVFEMLYQLANLDEPRIILRVRKLLLLIPTDPEVQDALDNFVPKESSVWSHQKTLFTLGQGSGSRSPSLGSKQQHQPSAASILESLFRSSAPGMSTFRVLYNLEVLSSKLMPTSDDEMAKTSVKSFCENFLKAGGLSLVVNVMQRDSIPSEVDYETRQGVYSICLQLARFLLVGQSMPSLLDDDVIREGDTLSSRPFRNAGRPGRQLSLCGTPEKSSYRQMSLSERSSIRVEEIIPAARVAIQTMEVGDFTSTVACFMRLTWAAAAGRLDLVGSPQPIRPEHSSLLPLVVRSRVSSTGSNCSSSSEGEAPPTALHAGICVKQQSVSIKDCIIAREALSLLVTCLQLRTQQLGSFYNLPCVSDFIIDILLGSASGEIRRVACDQLYTLSQSDTSAFPEIIKPNVFLLQVVLTSQLPLWSPTSVMRGVNQRLLSQCTEYFELRCQLLDDLTSSEMEVLSVSAVAMLEDEISWLDNFEPSWSSEMETSEADNILQAGHLRLIKTLLSLCGTEKEHLGPSLIQQLLDDFLFRASRIILNTSDPASSSPPSHDFHPKCSTASSRLAAYEVLVMLADSSVANLQLITRELLSMHHQSDPSLSKEFDFLPPVDSCSVSGFVGLKNGGATCYMNAVFQQLYMQPGLAEAFLSIEDDTEQPDESVFCQVQSLFGHLMESRLQYYVPENFWKIFKMWNKELYVREQQDAYEFFTSLVDQLDEHLKKIGREQIFKNTFQGIFSDQKICKDCPHRYEREETFMALNLGVTSCQSLEISLDQFVRGEVLEGTNAYYCEKCKEKRTTVKRTCIKSLPSVLCIHLMRFGFDWESGRSIKYDEQIRFPWVLNMEPYTVSGMARQDGGAEGGDGRGEAGGSPRKKVTISENYELVGVVVHSGQAHAGHYYSFIKDRRSARGRWYKFNDNVVEEFDMNDETLEYECFGGEYRPKVYDQSNPYPDVRRRYWNAYMLFYQRISDQNSPVLPKKSRVSAMRQEAEDLTLSAPSSPDVSPQSSPRPPRANNDRLSVLTRLVRKGEKKGLFVEKMPARIYQMVRDENLKFMKNRDVYNSDYFNFTLSLASVNATKLKHPAYQAMARESLQLAVHFLFHTYLHTKKKLRVDTEEWMATVEVLLSKSSEACHWMAQYLVGPEGREITKVCLLECGVREVRVVVAAILEKTLESALHFADSGLDSLTDALLSLLDKDVPENVKHCNQYFSLFSNFAQRGSGPCQLLLKHSAYRRMLIFLLGPNRQNNQNRRWSPAQAREFLHLHSTLALITLHSDLNTQHTHDQGVCKLNVSSVPASSTLLQLNADIMASLFTPEGQPYLLEVMFAVRELSGPLTVLIEMMTYCSFCNEPFSLGVLQLLKTQLETAPPHELKNVFQLLQELLVVEDPLQTQRLKYAFESEKGLLALMHQSNNVDSSRCYQCVKFLVTLAQKCVPAKDYFKDLSGHWSWAVQWLQKKMSEHYWTPQSNVSNETSTAKTFQRTISAQDTLAYATALLNEKEPSGSSNGSDGSPANENADRSLRQGSESPMMLGDSKSDLEDVDP; this is encoded by the exons AGGAATAATGATGAGAATGGGAACTGTTCTGGGAGCAGTATGGAGTTCCCCACCACTAACCTGTATGAACTGGAGAGCAGAGTGTTCACTGACCACTGGTCCAtcccctacaagagagaggagTCACTGGGCAAATGTCTGGTCGCAGCCACCTGCCTAGCCAAACACg GGCTGGCAGATGCAGATGAGAACTGTAAGCGGTTTATGGACCGGTGTATGCACGAGGCCTTTAAGAAG CTCCTTACCAGTAGTGCGGTCCATAAGTGGGGGACAGAGATCCATGAGGGGATCTATAACATGTTGATGTTACTGGTGGAGCTGGTGGCTGAGAGGGTCAAACAGGAACCCATACCTGTTGGGCTGATGGGAGTACTGGCTATG gccTTTAACCCAGACAATGAGTACCACTTTAAGAACCGTATGAAGGCGTGTCAGAGGAACTGGAGCGAGGTGTTTGGAGAGGAAGCCATGTTCGCTGTTTCGCCTAGCAACAACTACCAGAAG GAGCCTCATGGCTGGCTGGTAGACTTGGTCAATCTG tTTGGAGAGATGGGAGGGTTCACTGCTATCCAGGCTAAACTCAATACAGAGGAGATAGAGATCGGg tGTGTGTCTGCTCTGGTCCAGCCTCTAGCTGTGTGTGCAGAATACCTCAactccagccttgtgcag CCCATGTTGGATCCTGTTATCCATAAGATGATCACCTACGTTCAGAACCTTGAGGAGAAAGATCTCAAAGACAAG AGGCTGGTGAGCATCCCAGAGCTGCTGTCGGCCATCAAGCTGCTGTGTATGAGGTTCCAGACCGCCCTGGTCACTGTGGTGGACGACCTGCGCCTGGACACTCTGCTACGCATGTTGAAGACTCCTCACTTTTCCACCAAAATGAACTCCCTCaaagag gTGACTAAGCTGATTGAGGAGAGTACTGTGTCTAAGACGGTGAAGAATGCCATtgacacagacagactgctggACTGGCTGGTGGAAAACTCTGTCCTCTCAATAGCACTGGAGG GTAACATAGACCAGGCCCAGTATTGTGATCGAATAAAAGGTATCATTGAGTTGCTGGGCAGTAAACTGTCTCTGGACGAGCTCTCCAAGATCTGGATGATACAGGCAGGACAGTCGTCCACTGTGATTGAGAACATCCACACCATCATGGCTGCGGCTGCCGTCAAGTTCAACTTCGAGCAGCTCAGCCACCTGTTTGTCCTTATACAGAAG agctGGGAGGTAGAGAGTGACCGTGTGAGGCAGAAGCTGCTCAGTCTGATCGGGAGGATTGGTAGAGAGGCCCGCTCTGAGGCCACCACAGGGAAGGTGCTGGAGGTGCTGTGGGAGCTAGCCCACCTGCCAACCCTGCCCACCTCCCTGGTACAGCAGGCGTCTGAGGAACACCTGGCCATCCTCACTGACGCATACGCTGTGAAGGAGACTGTCAAACGCTGCTACATCATCAAATGTATAGAGGACATCAAGAAG tctTCTCAACAGGGCAGTCCCCAGGCGGTCTGGGTGGTTCCAGCTCTGCGGCAGCTCCATGAGATCACACGCTCCTTCATCAAACAGACCTACCAGAAACAGGACaag CAGAGCATCATCCAGGACTTGAAGAAAAACTTTGAGATCGTCAAACTGATTACAGGATCTCTGGTGGTCTGTCATCGACTAGCGGTGTCTGCCGCTGGGAACAATGGACTGACCGGACACACACTAGTGGACGGACGATACACCTACCAGGAG taTCTAGATGGCCACCTGAGGTTCCTGGCCTTCTTCCTCCAGGAGGCGAGCCTCTACCTGGTCTGGAACAGAGCCAAAGAACTATGGGACTGCCTGGTCTCTGGACCCGAAGTCTGCGAGCTGGACAGAGAG atgtgttttGAGTGGTTCACTAAGGGCCAGCATGATCTGGAGAGTGATGTTCAGCAGCAGCTCTTCAAAGAGAAGATCCTCAAACTGGAGCCCTACGAGATTACTATgaatg GCTTTAATCTGTTTAAGACCTTCTTTGAGAACGTCAACCTGTGTGACCATCGCTTGAAACGCCAGGGGACTCAACTG tgtgtggaaCGGCTAGACCTGGCTGGGATGGACTTTATCTGGCGCATCGCCATGGAAACGCCTGACGAGGAGATCGCTAACGAGGCCATACAGCTGATCATCACATACAGCTACACCAACCTCAACCCCAAGAtgaagaag GATTCTGTGTCTTTACACAAGAAGTTCATTGCTGATTGTTACAAACGACTGGAG gcgGCCAGTTCAGCTCTAGGAGGGCCCACGTTGACTCATGCTGTTACCAGGGCAACCAAGATGCTGACCGCAACCACCATGCCGACTGTAGCCACGTCTGTCCAATCACCTTCCAGGTCCACCAAGCTGGTGATCATTGAGAGGCTGCTGCTATTGGCTGAGCGTTATGTCATCACTATCGAG GACCTGTATTCTGTGCCTCGTACCATTCTACCTCACGGAGCGTCGTTCAACGGCCACCCTGTCTCTCTACACGTCACCTATGAGTCCACCAAAGACAGCTTCACCCTGGAGGCCCACAGTAACGAGACTGTAGGCAGCATCCGCTGGAAGATCGCTGAGCATCTCAACTGTCCAGTCGACAACGTTCAGATCTTTGCCAACGACAGTGTG ttgaCAATGAACCGGGACCAGAAGCTGCTGTCCCAGCTGGGGTTCAGTGATGAGCAGTCTCTGACAGTGAAGAGCTCTGGTACAGGGACACCCTCTGGTGGCAGCTCAGAGTCCTCCGTCTCCGCTTCCTCCTCCAGCTCCGCTGTCTTCAACTCAGCCTATGCTATGGAACAG gagaagtccCTTCCAGGTGTTGTCATGGCGTTGGTGTGTAACGTGTTTGAGATGCTCTACCAGCTGGCCAACCTGGACGAACCACG gATAATTCTGCGTGTACGTAAGCTGCTGCTGCTGATCCCAACAGACCCAGAGGTTCAGGACGCTCTAGATAACTTTGTTCCCAAAGAGTCCAGTGTCTGGAGTCACCAG aagACATTGTTCACCCTGGGTCAGGGGTCAGGCTCTCGGTCTCCGTCTCTGGGTTCTAAGCAGCAGCACCAGCCCAGTGCTGCCTCCATCTTAGAATCACTCTTCAGATCCTCTGCTCCCGGGATGTCCACCTTCAGAGTCCTCTACAAcctagag GTGTTGAGTTCTAAGTTGATGCCGACCTCAGATGATGAGATGGCTAAGACCAGTGTCAAGTCATTCTGTGAGAACTTCCTGAAAGCAGGAGGACTCAGTTTGGTGGTGAACGTGATGCAGCGGGATTCTATTCCCTCTGAGGTGGACTACGAGACCAGACAGGGAGTCTACTCCATCTGTCTACAACTggccag GTTCTTATTGGTTGGCCAAAGTATGCCATCGTTGCTGGATGATGATGTCATCCGAGAGGGCGACACGCTATCTAGTCGGCCATTCCGTAACGCAGGGCGACCGGGGAGACAGCTGTCGCTGTGTGGAACGCCTGAGAAGAGCTCCTATAGACAGATGTCTCTGTCTGAACGCTCCTCCATCAGAGTAGAGGAGATCATCCCTGCTGCACGTGTAgctatacag aCGATGGAGGTGGGGGACTTCACCTCGACGGTGGCGTGTTTCATGCGTCTAACCTGGGCAGCAGCTGCCGGCCGATTGGACCTCGTCGGCAGTCCTCAGCCAATTAGACCGGAACACAGCTCACTCCTCCCCCTCGTGGTCCGCAGCCGTGTTAGCAGCACTG GAAGTAACTGCAGCTCCAGCAGTGAGGGTGAGGCGCCGCCCACAGCGTTGCATGCTGGGATATGTGTGAAGCAGCAGAGTGTTTCTATTAAAGACTGCATCATCGCTAGAGAGGCCCTGTCTCTACTGGTCACCTGCCTACAGCTACGAACACAGCAGCTAG GGTCATTCTACAACCTCCCCTGTGTCAGCGACTTCATCATCGACATCCTGCTGGGATCAGCCAGTGGAGAG ATCCGGCGCGTGGCGTGTGACCAGCTGTACACTCTGAGCCAATCGGACACGTCTGCGTTCCCTGAGATCATCAAGCCTAACGTGTTCCTGCTGCAAGTCGTCCTCACCTCCCAGCTGCCCCTCTGGAGCCCCACGTCTGTCATGAGAGGAGTCAACCAGAG GTTGCTGTCTCAGTGTACTGAGTACTTTGAACTGCGATGTCAACTATTGGATGATCTGACCA GTTCAGAAATGGAGGTGTTGTCAGTGAGTGCGGTGGCCATGTTGGAAGATGAGATCAGCTGGTTGGATAACTTTGAGCCCAGTTGGAGCTCTGAGATGGAGACCAGTGAGGCTGACAACATCCTGCAGGCTGGACACCTCCGCCTCATCAAAACACTACTGTCACTCTGTGGCACCGAGAAGGAACATctgg GTCCCTCTCTGATCCAGCAGCTGTTGGATGACTTCCTGTTCCGAGCGTCCCGCATCATCCTGAACACGTCTGACCCCGCCTCTAGCTCCCCCCCCAGTCACGACTTCCACCCCAAGTGCAGCACGGCCAGCAGCAGACTGGCAGCCTACGAGGTGCTGGTGATGCTGGCAGACAGCTCTGTGGCCAACCTACAGCTCATCACCAGAGAACTGCTGTCCATGCACCACCAGTCAGACCCCTCGCTCAGCAAGGAGTTTGAC TTCCTCCCGCCGGTGGACAGTTGTTCTGTGTCAGGGTTCGTAGGGTTAAAGAACGGTGGAGCCACCTGCTATATGAATGCTGTATTCCAGCAGCTGTACATGCAGCCTGGCCTGGCTGAGGCCTTTCTGTCTATAGAGGACGACACGGAGCAGCCAGACGAGAGTGTTTTCTGTCAGGTCCAGTCTCTGTTTGGACACCTGATGGAGAGTAGGCTGCAGTACTACGTCCCTGAGAACTTCTGGAAG ATCTTTAAGATGTGGAATAAGGAGCTGTATGTACGGGAGCAGCAGGATGCCTATGAGTTCTTCACTTCACTGGTGGACCAGTTGGATGAGCATCTCAAG AAAATCGGCCGTGAGCAGATCTTCAAAAATACTTTCCAGGGAATTTTCTCTGatcagaagatctgcaaagactGCCCTCACCG GTATGAGCGAGAGGAGACGTTTATGGCGCTGAACCTGGGTGTGACTTCCTGTCAGAGTCTGGAGATCTCATTGGACCAGTTTGTCAGGGGGGAGGTGCTAGAAGGAACCAACGCCTACTACTGCGAAAAGTGCaaggagaag CGTACCACAGTGAAGCGGACCTGCATAAAGTCCCTACCCAGTGTTCTCTGTATCCATCTGATGCGCTTCGGTTTCGACTGGGAGAGCGGACGCTCCATCAAATACGACGAGCAGATCAGGTTTCCCTGGGTGCTGAACATGGAGCCCTACACAGTGTCTGGCATGGCTCGTCAGGATGGGGGGGCGGAGGGGGGAGACGGCCGGGGCGAGGCAGGGGGCTCACCCAGGAAGAAGGTGACCATCTCAGAGAACTACGAACTGGTGGGAGTTGTAGTCCACAGTGGACAGGCACATGCTGGACACTACTACTCCTTCATCAAAGACAGACg CAGTGCTAGGGGAAGGTGGTATAAGTTTAATGACAACGTGGTCGAGGAGTTTGATATGAATGACGAGACTCTGGAGTACGAGTGCTTTGGAGGAGAGTACCGGCCTAAAGTCTACGACCAGT ctaaccCCTACCCTGACGTGCGGCGCCGGTATTGGAACGCCTACATGTTGTTCTACCAGAGGATCAGTGACCAGAACTCTCCTGTCCTTCCCAAGAAGAGCAGAGTCAGCGCCATGAGGCAAGAGGCAGAAGACCTCACACT TTCGGCACCCTCTAGCCCAGATGTCAGTCCCCAGTCGTCCCCTCGGCCCCCCAGGGCCAACAATGACCGTCTCTCTGTCCTGACCCGCCTCGTACggaagggagagaagaaaggactGTTTGTGGAAAAGATGCCTGCTAGGATCTACCAG atggtgagAGATGAGAACCTGAAGTTTATGAAGAACAGAGATGTGTACAACAGCGACTACTTCAACTTCACTCTGTCACTGGCCTCCGTCAACGCG ACGAAGTTGAAGCACCCAGCCTACCAGGCCATGGCCAGAGAGAGTCTCCAGTTGGCGGTCCACTTCCTGTTCCACACCTACCTCCACACCAAGAAGAAGCTGCGGGTGGACACCGAGGAGTGGATGGCTACGGTGGAGGTGCTGCTGTCTAAAAGCAGTGAAGCCTGTCACTGGATGGCTCAGTACCTGGTGGGACCTGAGGGACGAGAGATCACCAA GGTGTGTTTGTTGGAGTGTGGGGTGAGGGAGGTGAGGGTCGTAGTGGCAGCCATCTTGGAGAAAACCTTAGAGAGTGCGCTCCACTTCGCTGACTCTGGATTGGACAGCCTGACCGACGCGCTCCTCTCCCTATTGGACAAAGACGTTCCTGAGAACGTCAAACACTGCAACCAATACTTCAGCCTCTTCAGCAACTTTGCTCAGAGG GGCTCTGGGCCGTGCCAGTTGTTGTTGAAACACTCAGCGTATCGCAGGATGCTCATCTTCCTCCTCGGACCCAACAGACAGAACAACcag AATCGGAGGTGGAGTCCAGCCCAGGCCAGAGAGTTCCTGCACCTGCACTCCACTCTGGCCCTGATAACTCTCCACTCAGACCtcaacacacagcacacacatg ATCAAGGTGTGTGTAAGCTGAATGTGAGCAGTGTCCctgcctcctccaccctcctccagctCAACGCTGACATCATGGCCTCGCTCTTCACCCCCGAGGGACAGCCTTACCTGCTGGAG GTGATGTTTGCTGTGCGGGAGTTGTCCGGCCCTTTGACTGTGCTGATAGAGATGATGACGTACTGCTCCTTCTGTAACGAACCCTTCTCCCTGGGAGTACTACAGCTGCTCAAG actcagTTGGAGACCGCTCCGCCCCATGAGCTGAAGAACGTGTTCCAGCTGCTGCAGGAGCTGCTG gTGGTGGAGGATCCTCTTCAGACTCAGAGACTGAAGTACGCCTTCGAGTCAGAGAAAGGCCTGCTAG CATTGATGCACCAGAGTAACAATGTGGACAGCAGCCGCTGCTATCAGTGTGTCAAGTTCCTGGTTACCCTGGCACAGAA gtgTGTTCCTGCTAAGGACTATTTTAAAGATCTGTCTGGTCACTGGAGCTGGGCAGTGCAATGGCTGCAGAAAAAG ATGTCAGAACACTACTGGACTCCTCAGAGCAACGTGTCCAATGAGACATCCACAGCCAAAACATTCCAGCGCACCATCTCAGCCCAGGACACGCTGGCCTATGCCACTGCACTGCTCAACGAGAAGGAGCCGTCTGGCAGCAGCAACGGCTCTGACGGTAGTCCAGCCAACGAGAACGCCGACCGCAGCCTCCGACAG gGTTCCGAGTCTCCCATGATGCTTGGTGATTCAAAGAGTGATCTGGAGGATGTTGACCCTTAG